The Amyelois transitella isolate CPQ chromosome Z, ilAmyTran1.1, whole genome shotgun sequence genome contains a region encoding:
- the LOC106129535 gene encoding mitochondrial thiamine pyrophosphate carrier — MVGYEKDDINAHKKLIAGCTSGVVTRFITQPLDIIKLRTQLQKTNPRKAYKSQWLPTAMRIFREEGLFGFYAGHNLGQMHSILSVSSQFYVYEIATSYADHFHPSNTHQPYIRFLCGIFAGCCSTTLVLPIEVIRVRQMLVNEQYRGIFNGAVMVYRSGGVLAFYEGLSASLMQMGPAVGISFGTFSYLQPALLRFLHDRDCGADGDCAHSTSNKYKPEHILMASTMAGSAAGFLSKTATYPFDLAKRRLQIASHDHNRKYKIPTTARRLFKCRNLTQCILKTVKKEGVVGLYRGWAITIFKAQLTSVIAFTTYEMMCFLLREMDV, encoded by the exons ATGGTTGGTTATGAGAAGGATGACATAAACGCACACAAGAAGCTGATAGCCGGGTGCACGTCGGGTGTCGTCACCAGGTTCATCACCCAGCCTCTGGACATCATCAAGCTGAGGACCCAGCTGCAGAAGACGAACCCGAGGAAGGCGTACAAGTCACAATGGCTGCCAACTGCGATGAGGATCTTCAGAGAAGAGGGACTGTTTGGGTTCTATGCTGGACACAATCTTGGTCAG ATGCATTCGATTCTGTCTGTGAGCAGCCAGTTCTACGTGTACGAGATCGCCACGTCGTATGCTGATCATTTTCACCCGTCCAACACTCACCA GCCATACATACGGTTCTTGTGCGGCATCTTCGCCGGCTGCTGCAGCACGACCCTGGTGCTTCCCATCGAGGTGATCAGGGTCCGTCAGATGCTGGTCAACGAGCAGTACCGCGGCATCTTCAACGGCGCCGTGATGGTCTACCGCAGCGGAGGAGTCCTGGCCTTCTATGAGGGACTTAGTGCTTCACTCATGCAG ATGGGTCCAGCCGTGGGCATTTCCTTCGGCACGTTCAGCTACCTGCAGCCAGCGCTGCTGCGGTTCCTCCACGACCGCGACTGCGGCGCCGACGGCGACTGCGCGCACTCCACCTCCAACAAGTACAAACCCGAACACATCCTGATGGCCAGCACCATGGCGGGCTCGGCGGCCGGCTTCCTGTCCAAAACTGCTACATATCCGTTTGACCTGGCCAAGAGGAGGCTGCAGATTGCC agCCATGACCACAACCGCAAATATAAAATCCCGACGACGGCCAGGAGACTGTTCAAGTGTAGGAACTTAACGCAGTGCATCCTTAAAACTGTTAAG AAAGAAGGCGTCGTAGGGCTGTACCGAGGCTGGGCCATCACGATCTTCAAGGCCCAGCTGACCAGCGTCATAGCGTTCACCACGTACGAGATGATGTGCTTTTTGCTCAGGGAAATGGACGTTTGA